One segment of Pan paniscus chromosome 20, NHGRI_mPanPan1-v2.0_pri, whole genome shotgun sequence DNA contains the following:
- the KLK11 gene encoding kallikrein-11 isoform X2 produces the protein MQRLRWLQDWKSSGRGLTAAKEPGARSSPLQAMRILQLILLALATGLVGGETRIIKGFECKPHSQPWQAALFEKTRLLCGATLIAPRWLLTAAHCRKPRYIVHLGQHNLQKEEGCEQTQTATESFPHPGFNDSLPNKDHRNDIMLVKMASPVSITWAVRPLTLSSRCVTAGTSCLISGWGSTSSPQLRLPHTLRCANITIIEHQKCENAYPGNITDTMVCASVREGGKDSCQGDSGGPLVCNESLQGIISWGQDPCAITRKPGVYTKVCKYVDWIQETMKNN, from the exons ATGCAGAGGTTGAGGTGGCTGCAGGACTGGAAGTCATCGGGCAGAGGTCTCACAGCAGCCA AGGAACCTGGGGCCCGCTCCTCCCCCCTCCAGGCCATGAGGATTCTGCAGTTAATCCTGCTTGCTCTGGCAACAG GGCTTGTAGGGGGAGAGACCAGGATCATCAAGGGGTTCGAGTGCAAGCCTCACTCCCAGCCCTGGCAGGCAGCCCTGTTCGAGAAGACGCGGCTGCTCTGTGGGGCGACGCTCATCGCCCCCAGATGGCTCCTGACAGCAGCCCACTGCCGCAAGCC ccgctaCATAGTTCACCTGGGGCAGCACAACCTCCAGAAGGAGGAGGGCTGTGAGCAGACCCAGACAGCCACTGAGTCCTTCCCCCACCCCGGCTTCAACGACAGCCTCCCCAACAAAGACCACCGCAATGACATCATGCTGGTGAAGATGGCATCGCCAGTCTCCATCACCTGGGCTGTGCGACCCCTCACCCTCTCCTCACGCTGTGTCACTGCTGGCACCAGCTGCCTCATTTCCGGCTGGGGCAGCACGTCCAGCCCCCAGT TACGCCTGCCTCACACCTTGCGATGCGCCAACATCACCATCATTGAGCACCAGAAGTGTGAGAACGCCTACCCCGGCAACATCACAGACACCATGGTGTGTGCCAGCGTGCGGGAAGGGGGCAAGGACTCCTGCCAG GGTGACTCCGGGGGCCCTCTGGTCTGTAATGAGTCTCTTCAAGGCATTATCTCCTGGGGCCAGGATCCATGTGCGATCACCCGAAAGCCTGGTGTCTACACGAAAGTCTGCAAATATGTGGACTGGATCCAGGAGACGATGAAGAACAATTAG
- the KLK11 gene encoding kallikrein-11 isoform X1, translating into MTHRTRHRFRDSGQGKEGCRQTDRQREAETQGEEGLGEVAQAGSQCLRGLRGGPSHTPRPGALRQGLEASHPGPARGRPPASPPAWCLAPGAPTQPTCYSRRHCRLCHHWAPRAPAPEPTSKAPYRSAVKTMKKGWLRNGVWFPLSFHPKLLGPGQLSRGTWGPLLPPPGHEDSAVNPACSGNRACRGRDQDHQGVRVQASLPALAGSPVREDAAALWGDAHRPQMAPDSSPLPQAYACLTPCDAPTSPSLSTRSVRTPTPATSQTPWCVPACGKGARTPARVTPGALWSVMSLFKALSPGARIHVRSPESLVSTRKSANMWTGSRRR; encoded by the exons ATGACACATAGAACGAGACACAGATTCAGAGACTCAGGGCAGGGAAAGGAAGgctgcagacagacagacagacagagggaggctgagacacagggagaagagggGCTTGGAGAGGTGGCACAGGCAGGCAGCCAGTGCCTCAGAGGCCTCCGGGGAGGGCCCTCACACACACCCCGCCCCGGGGCATTAAGGCAGGGCTTGGAGGCCAGTCATCCTGGGCCCGCCCGGGGCCGCCCCCCTGCCAGCCCGCCTGCCTGGTGCCTGGCACCTGGCGCTCCAACCCAGCCTACCTGCTATAGCCGCCGCCACTGCCGTCTCTGCCACCACTGGGCCCCCAGAGCCCCAGCCCCAGAGCCT ACCTCAAAGGCTCCATATCGCTCTGCTGTGAAGACAATGAAAAAGGGGTGGCTACGGAACGGTGTCTGGTTCCCCTTGTCCTTCCACCCCAAGCTGCTGGGGCCTGGCCAGCTCTCAAG AGGAACCTGGGGCCCGCTCCTCCCCCCTCCAGGCCATGAGGATTCTGCAGTTAATCCTGCTTGCTCTGGCAACAG GGCTTGTAGGGGGAGAGACCAGGATCATCAAGGGGTTCGAGTGCAAGCCTCACTCCCAGCCCTGGCAGGCAGCCCTGTTCGAGAAGACGCGGCTGCTCTGTGGGGCGACGCTCATCGCCCCCAGATGGCTCCTGACAGCAGCCCACTGCCGCAAGCC TACGCCTGCCTCACACCTTGCGATGCGCCAACATCACCATCATTGAGCACCAGAAGTGTGAGAACGCCTACCCCGGCAACATCACAGACACCATGGTGTGTGCCAGCGTGCGGGAAGGGGGCAAGGACTCCTGCCAG GGTGACTCCGGGGGCCCTCTGGTCTGTAATGAGTCTCTTCAAGGCATTATCTCCTGGGGCCAGGATCCATGTGCGATCACCCGAAAGCCTGGTGTCTACACGAAAGTCTGCAAATATGTGGACTGGATCCAGGAGACGATGA